One Misgurnus anguillicaudatus chromosome 22, ASM2758022v2, whole genome shotgun sequence DNA segment encodes these proteins:
- the fastkd5 gene encoding FAST kinase domain-containing protein 5, mitochondrial encodes MSATLLFRHEAKRSLYAHMQRIFIFRSQHLPSNREDEETEGGNENEEPTSSTLVYNPSAYYRAKTSQSFAPGHFNAEEESYPNLPFNPAYRQQSNLYSISSSRQLSSAKNTLLNLAFSKSGSNRRAETTAYTTKDLSIKGDSRAFQRCRPEYRNMTHDLSQSQHSSTIDLDEALLLLHKVSVLKGSIGPSDVTNFLCKLAQLPHERSAVVRGDTRFNMLLRYSVESLQTFTHQQLLDILKAFVNLRLPYSHSLLGLFETEFCRRANGMELHQLLLAADLWRCLGRSVPQYLERLFDSINQYFTQMGPPELVQLLYIIGEGRRCSDTIIQPIESLLMRHLNQLKAEELGAVCLGLFKAQIRLSERAARRLVDGSHAVVKDMSDFAIVNVLKLMRFSYLDHLPWLEAMGCEIPGRAPQMGVQGLMHVVLACSALHYRDDRILLAVAEQLPKVIVHCRSKDAAKMLWAFGTLGVHPSQCPNLYPCLTAILRERQAEFQRFPEHLLTGLLGLAFVGQFPHDLISLALSTEFVKKACSSQELELKKDLFTLDESVGLELPNWMGPRLSQSIRTEVTKQLWDFAQSDICQKPEVLEAEAMLQELLGGEMFVRKRMILPHLRSIDLEVHLDDCEQPLPMSSEHQTPLKDKCSASSQHWGEKLSGVPLTDDLLAQLTNSRKISPRRSDKPLQNPSTSKVEPVSERESIFNVGVDLTDDLVVAMTKSGISSSHPDKSKPSIVRLAVQVTNRNQFCYRSHQLLGLHALKRKHLMLAGYRVVELPHWEWFPLLRRSHAEKLAYLHCKIFSSVNSKK; translated from the coding sequence ATGTCTGCAACGCTGCTCTTTCGTCATGAGGCAAAGAGAAGTCTTTATGCCCACATGCAACGCATCTTCATTTTTAGATCTCAACATCTGCCATCAAACAGAGAAGATGAAGAAACGGAGGGAGGAAATGAAAACGAGGAGCCGACATCGAGCACGCTGGTGTACAACCCATCCGCTTACTACCGGGCCAAAACATCCCAATCTTTTGCCCCGGGTCATTTTAATGCCGAAGAGGAATCATACCCGAATCTTCCCTTCAATCCAGCTTACAGACAACAGAGTAACCTGTACAGTATTAGTTCATCTCGACAGCTCTCCAGCGCTAAGAACACATTGTTAAATTTGGCTTTCAGTAAATCTGGATCTAACCGAAGAGCCGAAACCACAGCATACACCACCAAAGATCTTAGCATCAAAGGTGACTCACGGGCTTTTCAGAGATGTCGACCCGAATACCGCAATATGACGCATGATCTTTCCCAGTCCCAGCACTCATCTACTATTGACCTCGATGAGGCCTTGTTACTTCTTCATAAAGTCAGTGTCCTGAAAGGCAGCATAGGGCCCTCAGATGTCACTAATTTCTTATGCAAACTCGCCCAATTGCCCCACGAACGGTCTGCGGTTGTTCGAGGTGACACGCGATTCAACATGTTATTGCGTTATAGCGTAGAAAGCCTGCAGACTTTCACTCACCAGCAGCTGTTGGACATCCTAAAGGCCTTCGTGAATTTGCGATTGCCTTATTCCCACAGTCTGTTGGGATTGTTCGAAACCGAGTTTTGCCGCAGAGCGAACGGGATGGAGCTTCACCAGTTGCTGCTCGCCGCTGACTTGTGGCGCTGCCTCGGTCGGTCGGTACCTCAATATCTGGAGAGACTCTTTGATAGCATCAACCAGTACTTTACCCAGATGGGTCCACCAGAGCTGGTTCAACTCTTGTACATCATAGGAGAAGGAAGGAGATGTTCGGATACCATCATTCAACCCATCGAATCGTTACTCATGCGTCACTTAAACCAGCTGAAGGCTGAAGAATTGGGTGCTGTTTGCTTAGGACTCTTCAAAGCGCAAATCCGTTTGTCCGAGAGAGCGGCGCGCAGGCTTGTGGATGGGTCGCATGCCGTCGTCAAGGACATGAGTGATTTTGCAATAGTGAATGTATTGAAACTCATGCGTTTTAGTTACCTTGACCATCTTCCGTGGTTGGAGGCCATGGGATGTGAAATACCTGGACGTGCTCCTCAAATGGGTGTTCAGGGACTCATGCACGTCGTCTTGGCTTGCTCCGCTCTGCACTACAGAGACGATCGCATCCTTCTGGCAGTTGCCGAGCAGCTGCCCAAAGTCATCGTGCACTGCAGAAGTAAAGATGCTGCCAAGATGTTGTGGGCCTTCGGTACGTTAGGCGTCCATCCCAGCCAGTGTCCCAACCTTTATCCATGTCTCACTGCAATCTTGCGCGAACGTCAAGCCGAATTTCAACGATTTCCAGAACATCTGCTGACTGGTCTGCTCGGTTTAGCTTTTGTGGGTCAGTTTCCACATGACTTGATTAGCCTGGCGTTGAGCACCGAGTTTGTTAAAAAGGCTTGCAGTTCACAGGAGCTCGAGTTAAAAAAGGACTTGTTCACCTTAGATGAATCTGTAGGCCTAGAGTTACCTAACTGGATGGGCCCAAGGCTCAGTCAGTCAATAAGaacagaagtgaccaaacaatTGTGGGATTTTGCACAGTCGGATATTTGCCAAAAGCCAGAGGTTCTCGAGGCAGAAGCAATGCTGCAGGAACTTCTTGGTGGAGAGATGTTTGTGCGCAAACGCATGATCCTGCCGCATTTGCGCTCCATTGACCTGGAGGTACATTTGGATGATTGTGAACAACCTCTACCCATGTCTTCTGAACACCAGACTCCTTTAAAAGACAAATGTTCAGCCTCGTCTCAACATTGGGGAGAAAAACTGTCCGGAGTGCCTCTAACTGATGACCTGCTAGCTCAACTCACCAACTCCAGAAAGATTTCGCCACGGCGGTCCGACAAGCCACTGCAGAATCCATCAACCAGTAAAGTTGAGCCGgtcagtgagagagagagtatcTTCAATGTAGGTGTAGACTTGACCGATGACCTTGTTGTGGCCATGACAAAATCTGGGATTAGCTCATCTCACCCGGACAAATCTAAACCGTCTATTGTACGGCTTGCTGTTCAGGTGACAAACAGGAATCagttttgttacagaagtcatCAGTTGCTTGGATTACATGCTTTGAAAAGAAAACATCTCATGCTTGCTGGATACAGAGTTGTGGAGTTACCTCATTGGGAATGGTTTCCGTTGCTGCGACGTTCCCATGCGGAAAAGCTCGCTTATCTACACTGCAAGATTTTTAGCTCGGTTAATTCCAAAAAATAG
- the hspa5 gene encoding endoplasmic reticulum chaperone BiP, with the protein MRLLCLFLLVTGSVFADEEDKKDSIGTVVGIDLGTTYSCVGVFKNGRVEIIANDQGNRITPSYVAFTNEGERLIGDAAKNQLTSNPENTVFDAKRLIGRTWGDSAVQQDIKYFPFKVIEKKNKPHIQLDIGSGQMKTFAPEEISAMVLTKMKETAEAYLGKKVTHAVVTVPAYFNDAQRQATKDAGTIAGLNVMRIINEPTAAAIAYGLDKRDGEKNILVFDLGGGTFDVSLLTIDNGVFEVVATNGDTHLGGEDFDQRVMEHFIKLYKKKTGKDVRKDNRAVQKLRREVEKAKRALSAQHQARIEIESFFEGEDFSETLTRAKFEELNMDLFRSTMKPVQKVLEDSDLKKSDIDEIVLVGGSTRIPKIQQLVKEFFNGKEPSRGINPDEAVAYGAAVQAGVLSGEETTGELVLLDVCPLTLGIETVGGVMTKLIPRNTVVPTKKSQIFSTASDNQPTVTIKVYEGERPLTKDNHLLGTFDLTGIPPAPRGVPQIEVTFEIDVNGILRVTAEDKGTGNKNKITITNDQNRLTPEDIERMVNEAERFADEDKKLKERIDARNELESYAYSLKNQIGDKEKLGGKLSSEDKEAIEKAVEEKIEWLESHQEADIEEFQSKKKELEEVVQPIVSKLYGSAGGPPPEEGDDQGDKDEL; encoded by the exons ATGCGTTTGCTTTGCCTTTTCCTGCTGGTGACCGGCAGCGTGTTTGCCGATGAGGAGGACAAGAAGGATAGCATTGGGACTGTGGTTGGAATAGACCTTGGGACAACCTACTCATG TGTGGGAGTCTTCAAGAATGGTCGCGTTGAAATCATCGCCAATGACCAAGGAAACAGAATCACTCCATCCTACGTGGCTTTCACCAATGAAGGCGAGCGTCTCATTGGAGATGCTGCGAAGAACCAGCTTACCTCCAACCCCGAAAACACCGTCTTTGATGCCAAGCGGTTGATCGGCCGTACGTGGGGCGACTCCGCTGTGCAGCAGGATATTAAATACTTTCCCTTTAAG GTGATCGAGAAGAAGAACAAACCTCACATCCAGTTAGATATCGGATCTGGCCAGATGAAGACTTTTGCACCGGAGGAGATCTCGGCTATGGTTCTGACTAAGATGAAGGAAACTGCAGAGGCTTATCTGGGAAAGAAG gtcACACATGCTGTGGTCACTGTACCCGCTTACTTCAATGATGCCCAGCGCCAGGCCACCAAAGATGCCGGTACCATCGCTGGTTTGAACGTCATGAGAATCATCAATGAGCC AACTGCTGCCGCTATTGCCTACGGCCTTGACAAAAGGGACGGTGAGAAGAACATCCTGGTATTCGATCTTGGCGGTGGCACCTTTGACGTGTCCCTCCTGACCATCGACAATGGCGTGTTTGAGGTGGTGGCCACCAACGGAGACACTCACCTCGGTGGCGAAGACTTCGATCAGCGCGTCATGGAGCACTTCATCAAGCTGTACAAGAAGAAAACCGGAAAGGATGTGCGCAAGGACAACCGCGCTGTGCAGAAGCTGCGTCGTGAGGTGGAGAAGGCCAAGAGAGCACTGTCTGCCCAGCACCAGGCCCGCATCGAGATCGAGTCCTTCTTCGAGGGTGAAGACTTCTCCGAGACCTTGACCCGTGCCAAGTTTGAGGAGCTCAACATG GATTTGTTCCGCTCCACCATGAAACCAGTCCAGAAAGTTCTGGAAGATTCCGACCTGAAGAAGTCTGACATCGATGAGATCGTTTTGGTTGGTGGATCCACTCGTATCCCAAAGATCCAGCAGTTGGTGAAAGAGTTCTTCAATGGCAAGGAGCCATCCAGAGGCATCAACCCAGATGAGGCCGTAGCTTACGGAGCTGCTGTACAGGCTGGAGTCCTCTCAGGAGAAGAGACTACAG GTGAACTTGTGCTGCTGGATGTGTGCCCCTTGACTTTGGGTATCGAGACTGTTGGTGGCGTCATGACAAAACTCATTCCTAGGAACACCGTTGTCCCAACCAAGAAGTCCCAGATCTTCTCCACCGCCTCTGACAACCAGCCAACCGTGACCATCAAAGTTTATGAGG GTGAGCGTCCTCTGACGAAAGACAACCATCTTCTGGGTACCTTTGACCTGACCGGTATCCCTCCCGCACCTCGAGGTGTCCCTCAGATCGAAGTCACCTTTGAGATCGACGTGAACGGCATCCTTCGAGTCACCGCCGAGGACAAAGGCACAGGCAACAAAAACAAGATCACCATCACCAACGACCAGAACCGCCTGACGCCTGAAGACATCGAGCGCATGGTCAACGAGGCAGAGCGCTTCGCCGATGAGGACAAGAAGCTGAAGGAGCGCATCGACGCCCGTAACGAGTTGGAGAGCTACGCATACTCTCTGAAGAACCAGATCGGAGACAAGGAAAAGCTGGGCGGCAAGCTGTCATCTGAAGATAAGGAGGCTATCGAGAAGGCGGTCGAGGAAAAGATCGAGTGGTTGGAGTCCCACCAGGAAGCTGACATTGAAGAGTTTCAGTCCAAGAAGAAAGAACTCGAAGAGGTCGTTCAGCCAATCGTTAGCAAGCTCTACGGCAGCGCGGGCGGCCCTCCGCCAGAAGAGGGCGACGATCAGGGTGATAAAGATGAGTTGTAG
- the rabepk gene encoding rab9 effector protein with kelch motifs isoform X1, translating to MFILLMLFFNIFRLMELLPILEPEEKPQNRQWYVVVPTGAGPGVSVGHTCTFLHSNDGGKGRIVVVGGANPNGSFSESYIINLDTHEWDIPDWDGLQARYEHCSFVTEGDPQGLWVFAGAEQNGNRNCIQILHTSDNNKEHGLWKKVQVKGSPPTARTYHTNSACIGNRLFVFSGGDAGATPVTDPQVHVFDTVSETWMQPETKGTPPGPRHGHVIASVGSVLYVHGGMAGEKFYSEMFSLDTETMKWEKVKAKGDIPPGVAAHACVTFGKNIYIFGGMTSEGASNAMYKFNCDKQRWTLMKFEGDLPPGRLDHSMCLIPWRVKTTSDEENATQNSETDVKQLCFAFGGMDTQGVIFNDCLVTVIT from the exons ATGTTCATACTgctgatgttgttttttaatatatttaggtTAATGGAGCTCCTTCCAATTCTTGAGCCTGAGGAAAAGCCTCAAAACAGACAATG GTACGTTGTTGTACCCACAGGTGCAGGTCCTGGTGTTTCTGTGGGTCATACATGCACATTTTTGCATTCAAATGATGGGGGCAAGGGACGAATCGTAGTAGTTGGAGGAGCCAATCCTAATGGAAGCTTCTCTGAATCTTACATCATAAATCTGG ATACTCATGAATGGGACATTCCAGATTGGGACGGGCTGCAGGCACGTTATGAACACTGTAGTTTTGTTACGGAGGGCGACCCGCAGGGCCTGTGGGTGTTTGCTGGGGCCGAGCAGAATGGAAACCGCAACTGCATTCAGATTTTGCACACATCAG ACAATAATAAAGAACATGGTTTGTGGAAGAAGGTCCAAGTGAAAGGATCTCCTCCTACAGCCAGAACGTATCATACAAACTCAGCATGCATTGGAAACCGACTCTTCGTTTTCTCAGGAGGAGATGCTGGCGCAACACCCGTTACTGATCCCCAAGTCCACGTTTTTGATACAG TCAGCGAGACCTGGATGCAGCCGGAGACCAAAGGGACGCCTCCCGGTCCACGGCACGGACATGTGATTGCATCGGTGGGATCAGTTCTCTATGTTCATGGTGGAATGGCTGGAGAGAAGTTTTACAGTGAAATGTTCTCATTGGACACAG AAACTATGAAATGGGAGAAGGTAAAAGCTAAAGGAGATATTCCTCCAGGAGTGGCAGCCCATGCATGTGTTACATTCGGGAAAAACATCTACATCTTTGGAGGAATGACATCAGAAGGAGCATCCAATGCCATGTATAAGTTTAACTGTG ACAAACAGCGATGGACGCTGATGAAGTTTGAAGGAGATCTTCCTCCTGGCAGACTGGACCATTCCATGTGTTTAATTCCTTGGCGTGTGAAGACTACAAGCGATGAAGAAAACGCAACTCAAAACTCTGAAACTGATGTAAAACAGCTTTGCTTTGCTTTTGGAGGCATGGACACTCAGGGTGTGATATTCAATGATTGCCTTGTTACTGTTATTACATGA
- the rabepk gene encoding rab9 effector protein with kelch motifs isoform X2, whose protein sequence is MELLPILEPEEKPQNRQWYVVVPTGAGPGVSVGHTCTFLHSNDGGKGRIVVVGGANPNGSFSESYIINLDTHEWDIPDWDGLQARYEHCSFVTEGDPQGLWVFAGAEQNGNRNCIQILHTSDNNKEHGLWKKVQVKGSPPTARTYHTNSACIGNRLFVFSGGDAGATPVTDPQVHVFDTVSETWMQPETKGTPPGPRHGHVIASVGSVLYVHGGMAGEKFYSEMFSLDTETMKWEKVKAKGDIPPGVAAHACVTFGKNIYIFGGMTSEGASNAMYKFNCDKQRWTLMKFEGDLPPGRLDHSMCLIPWRVKTTSDEENATQNSETDVKQLCFAFGGMDTQGVIFNDCLVTVIT, encoded by the exons ATGGAGCTCCTTCCAATTCTTGAGCCTGAGGAAAAGCCTCAAAACAGACAATG GTACGTTGTTGTACCCACAGGTGCAGGTCCTGGTGTTTCTGTGGGTCATACATGCACATTTTTGCATTCAAATGATGGGGGCAAGGGACGAATCGTAGTAGTTGGAGGAGCCAATCCTAATGGAAGCTTCTCTGAATCTTACATCATAAATCTGG ATACTCATGAATGGGACATTCCAGATTGGGACGGGCTGCAGGCACGTTATGAACACTGTAGTTTTGTTACGGAGGGCGACCCGCAGGGCCTGTGGGTGTTTGCTGGGGCCGAGCAGAATGGAAACCGCAACTGCATTCAGATTTTGCACACATCAG ACAATAATAAAGAACATGGTTTGTGGAAGAAGGTCCAAGTGAAAGGATCTCCTCCTACAGCCAGAACGTATCATACAAACTCAGCATGCATTGGAAACCGACTCTTCGTTTTCTCAGGAGGAGATGCTGGCGCAACACCCGTTACTGATCCCCAAGTCCACGTTTTTGATACAG TCAGCGAGACCTGGATGCAGCCGGAGACCAAAGGGACGCCTCCCGGTCCACGGCACGGACATGTGATTGCATCGGTGGGATCAGTTCTCTATGTTCATGGTGGAATGGCTGGAGAGAAGTTTTACAGTGAAATGTTCTCATTGGACACAG AAACTATGAAATGGGAGAAGGTAAAAGCTAAAGGAGATATTCCTCCAGGAGTGGCAGCCCATGCATGTGTTACATTCGGGAAAAACATCTACATCTTTGGAGGAATGACATCAGAAGGAGCATCCAATGCCATGTATAAGTTTAACTGTG ACAAACAGCGATGGACGCTGATGAAGTTTGAAGGAGATCTTCCTCCTGGCAGACTGGACCATTCCATGTGTTTAATTCCTTGGCGTGTGAAGACTACAAGCGATGAAGAAAACGCAACTCAAAACTCTGAAACTGATGTAAAACAGCTTTGCTTTGCTTTTGGAGGCATGGACACTCAGGGTGTGATATTCAATGATTGCCTTGTTACTGTTATTACATGA
- the gng10 gene encoding guanine nucleotide-binding protein G(I)/G(S)/G(O) subunit gamma-10 — MSSNSNLSSMRRTVEQLRLEASVERIKISQAAADLQQYCLQNASKDALLVGVPAGSNPFREPRSCALL; from the exons ATGTCTTCAAACTCAAACCTGAGCAGCATGAGACGAACTGTTGAACAGCTGAGACTGGAAGCCAGCGTGGAGAGAATCAAA ATTTCTCAGGCCGCGGCTGATCTACAGCAATACTGCCTCCAGAATGCCAGTAAAGATGCATTATTGGTGGGAGTACCAGCGGGCAGTAATCCATTTAGAGAACCACGGTCGTGTGCTCTCCTCTAG